A window of Bdellovibrionales bacterium contains these coding sequences:
- a CDS encoding prepilin-type N-terminal cleavage/methylation domain-containing protein: protein MMNNRGFSLVETLIAIGLLGIVTGATAMIIAESSKSLKGLEKQISDATESEIAERVLMRDLKGSEPSFNNVIMIDDAGKNFFDYVSDAIDKTTITNSAREYTMDISKKSTFTMATIDESPGGAIFYEPVMAYSVGEEPLQFDQAAQLTFVSLNKDNYLALQNPAYWSTGRILMLDTPTAVRNLKNGVPDYASTPRSPSFVGVVQGGTSPLKSLVSMLPGLFNTTHPLYPAKDINSEDVFLRSVPPAGGGAAIVRLRPLRLIQYRLEAGKVAGTNTLIRRMWDGQNNNWASDQTLATNITTAVFSRKATNDPIVYFQLNRPEK from the coding sequence ATGATGAATAATAGAGGCTTTTCATTAGTAGAAACACTCATTGCGATTGGTTTGCTGGGGATCGTGACCGGCGCCACGGCGATGATTATTGCCGAATCAAGTAAGAGTTTGAAAGGCCTTGAAAAGCAAATTTCCGACGCGACCGAGTCTGAAATCGCAGAACGTGTTTTGATGCGTGATTTGAAAGGATCAGAACCTTCTTTTAATAATGTGATTATGATAGATGACGCCGGGAAGAATTTTTTCGATTACGTTTCGGATGCTATAGATAAAACCACGATTACGAATTCTGCTCGAGAATATACAATGGATATCTCAAAAAAGTCGACCTTTACGATGGCGACGATTGATGAGTCTCCTGGTGGAGCTATTTTCTATGAACCGGTGATGGCTTATAGTGTTGGCGAAGAACCGCTGCAATTTGATCAAGCAGCTCAGCTCACTTTTGTTTCTTTAAATAAGGATAATTATCTTGCTTTGCAAAATCCAGCATATTGGAGCACCGGAAGAATTTTAATGCTAGATACTCCAACGGCAGTTCGAAACTTAAAAAACGGGGTTCCTGACTATGCAAGTACGCCGCGCTCACCTTCATTTGTTGGAGTTGTCCAGGGTGGAACTTCGCCGTTAAAATCATTGGTATCCATGTTGCCAGGACTCTTTAATACAACTCATCCGCTCTATCCGGCGAAAGATATTAATTCTGAAGATGTTTTTTTGCGGTCGGTCCCTCCGGCAGGTGGAGGAGCCGCCATTGTCCGTCTTCGTCCTTTAAGGCTGATTCAATATAGGCTGGAGGCCGGTAAGGTCGCCGGTACCAATACGCTTATTCGTAGAATGTGGGATGGGCAGAATAATAATTGGGCCAGTGACCAGACTTTGGCGACTAATATTACGACGGCTGTTTTTTCAAGAAAAGCTACGAATGACCCCATTGTGTATTTCCAGCTCAACAGGCCGGAGAAATAG
- a CDS encoding prepilin-type N-terminal cleavage/methylation domain-containing protein, protein MKLNQKGFTILEVLVALAMIVTVGSLFSLGFLNYQAIHLKAVNSSIVMKQINNLVESIRPNLQAYQINFDSNTQLSADNLPMAWNKDYIGRVEDCPDCPGRLGYTIQPTTQSGLFLVNVMVTHKEWKESEYYQTYVSIK, encoded by the coding sequence ATGAAGTTGAACCAAAAAGGTTTTACCATTTTAGAGGTTCTTGTGGCCTTGGCGATGATCGTGACGGTCGGATCCCTTTTTTCATTGGGATTCTTAAACTACCAAGCGATTCACTTGAAAGCTGTGAATTCGAGTATTGTGATGAAGCAGATTAATAATTTGGTCGAGAGTATTCGCCCGAATCTTCAGGCTTATCAGATTAATTTTGATTCAAATACCCAGCTGAGTGCGGATAATTTGCCAATGGCGTGGAATAAAGACTACATCGGCAGGGTAGAGGACTGTCCGGATTGTCCAGGTCGCCTGGGCTATACGATTCAACCGACGACTCAGTCTGGACTTTTTTTGGTGAACGTTATGGTGACTCATAAAGAGTGGAAAGAATCTGAGTATTATCAAACGTACGTGAGTATAAAATGA